One segment of Megachile rotundata isolate GNS110a chromosome 4, iyMegRotu1, whole genome shotgun sequence DNA contains the following:
- the LOC100882853 gene encoding uncharacterized protein LOC100882853 encodes MRLMNITCVLLATTICCVAAQAAATGKEDKNASQQSPDIAAVIPPKNPPSTGPVVPQATEITKNASANSTSSGSTNNTTSVVTNTTKAAKSTKDIPLNTTVPDAVTPTVLPATKDSVKPTDASTTVKPENITQSTVSTTAKIVTTPTILTTEATTSKNPTTTAPNNASSAVPSPATTAVPVSTNVAPPSPSKERHFDGLSFLGGIILATSLMAIGVLSWKFYKTFSERDYRTL; translated from the exons CTGCTACAGGAAAGGAAGATAAAAATGCCAGTCAACAGTCACCGGATATAGCTGCTGTTATTCCTCCTAAAAATCCTCCAAGTACCGGACCTGTTGTTCCTCAAGCTACTGAGATTACAAAGAATGCTTCTGCCAATAGTACCTCCAGTGGTAGCACTAATAACACTACCAGTGTTGTAACTAACACTACGAAAGCTGCTAAGTCTACCAAGGATATACCTCTTAACACTACTGTACCCGATGCTGTTACTCCTACTGTTCTCCCTGCTACCAAAGACAGTGTCAAACCAACCGACGCAAGCACCACAGTTAAACCTGAAAATATTACCCAATCAACCGTGTCCACAACAGCAAAGATCGTAACTACTCCTACAATTTTAACAACGGAGGCAACAACAAGTAAAAATCCTACAACTACAGCTCCAAACAATGCATCAAGTGCTGTACCATCACCTGCTACAACTGCGGTTCCAGTGTCAACAAATGTAGCCCCACCATCTCCATCTAAAGAGCGACACTTCGATGGCCTCAGTTTCTTAG GTGGCATCATCTTAGCTACATCTTTGATGGCAATTGGTGTTCTCTCatggaaattttacaaaacattCAGCGAACGGGACTACCGCACTCTATGA